AAGTTCAGATAACGTAATTGTATAAAAAGAGAGCCATCACTTCCAGTCAACAAATAAAGCAATTTCTCTATGATGCCATACAGAAAAGAGGTGAGGCACAGGCCCAGCTGAACGAGATGTAGCAGCACAGTCCGGCGGGCTTTCTTAGCAGAGTCTTTGTTGGAGGAAACAGACATGGCTGTGATCATAATTCTGATGTAAGTGAAAATAATGATCAGTGctactgaaacaaaataaaggACATCAAATACTTGAGCCTTATCCGCCTGCCATTTGGTCACAAAAAGTTTCTGTCTTGTGCAAAAAGTGATCTTAAATAAATGGTTGGGATCAGTGATGAGCTCATATAGCAAGTCTGACATTACATTCAGGGAGCTGAAGAACCAAATGACTCCTAGGGCAAtgcctgtgtttctctgtgtggcAATACTGCTGTGCCTCAGTGGGAAGCAGATAGCCACGTAGCGctccagtgacatcacagccaGGGTGAGAGGGGCGTTCTGGAACGTGCAATTGGAGATGAGGACTAACAGTGAACAGATGCCTTTGGCTATACTGACAAGAGCAAGAGACATGGCATACATTGCAGTAGTGGTTAACAGGAGGATGGAGTCACTGAGAAGCATGTGAGCAAAAAGAATGTAGCGGGGTGTCTCATAAAAGGCAGTCTTGCTCCTTAGAGCAAAAAGCATGATGCAGTTTATACAGACAAAAAACAGAGTCATTAGGACCACCACTGCAATCTTGATTCCAGTGACTGCACCAAAGTCCACCCTGTAGATCTGCTCGTAGATGAACGCCAACTGGACATTTGTGCTGTTGATCTCCGCCATGTGCTGCAGATATTCATACATGGGCTTAGGTCATGTGCTGAATTTCTCAAAAATGAGTTCTgctatattttacttttaaggGATTCTCATATTAATTTGACTGGATATAGGGAAATAAAAGACTTTAGACACCAACCTGCTCTTGAGGCTGAACCAATACCACAGACTGTTACCGTTCCATGTGCTGTGCCAACTGATCCTCCACCAAACAGATGTGAGCCTCACACTCCTGGACTTATGCAGCCTCTTCAGGGCCAGTTGTTGTCCCTGGTGGAAACAACAAACATATACGTGtcttgtgtatgagtgtgtgccaCTGAGTCAAGTGTTTTGTCACCATTCTCAGTAACATTGATTTCAGCCTTTAGCTACAAGTTACTAATTAAGAAACTTCATATTCATGATATTTAAgtcatattcaaatgttttcacaGCCTAATGGACATCTGACCTTTTACTTTTTCTTATTGCAGACCCAGATACAAGAGAGAGAAtttaccacaaaaaaaaacaaaaaaaaacgtgaACTAAGGAATAGGCTACAACAGGAAACTAAGGGCTGAAATATAAGCATATAGATCATTACTTGTTTATGTAGCAAGTCATATTTTGTAGAAGATAACTTATCTTCCATTCATCACAGAAGCAAAGTGTGGCATTGCAAGCAGGAGTAAGGAATAACGTGGGGTTTGAATAGGGTGCCGATAATGACAgcaacaggtgtgtgtaatgataAATAATCTGATGATTGAGAGCAATGAAGTCATCAGGGTTTGTGATTTGTGATTTGTGAGTGGCTGAGTGTCATCTGAAGCATAACCaccacactcccccccccccccatttatcTGTATCTTTTCAATGATGTTATGTAAAGAGTAAAGGGTATTTGAACCTTAATCTCTTTGACATTTGGTTTTATGCTGTAATTTGAAACTGAGATTTTAGGAGACACATCACTGTTATATCAATGCTCCAATACATCCAAACATTTTGTGTTATCTTTCCATAATTCTTTACGAATCCAAAGAGCTCCAATTTCAGATGAGCTCTTAAGATTCAGAAAGTTCAGGAAGCAAATAGTTTTCCTTACTGAACAGGAAATCACAAAATTCAGGATGTTCAGAAAGCAATGGCTTTCCTTATTAAacatgaatgtttattttatgttgaaAGGAACAAAGGATTTTTATTCAGTTACATACAATCACAATTTCTTTAATCATTTGATTTTTACAATGAagatacagacatacaaactaCAGAGATATAAACTGGGGTCTAACTTTAAAGGCCTCAAATGCCTATTGTTGGATAGGCAAACACTCATGGGTACAGGTATACGCAACAACCTCTGCAAACCTGCCCCTGGTGTCCTCATTATTATGTCTATGAATAATTTATGCCTCATATGTCTatcatgtgttttatttctgtcatgGCTGTGCAAACAATGTCTCTTTTGGGACATACACTATTGTGCATTCAGACTCTGTGGACAAGAACTCAAATTGTATTGGACAAACTGAGATAATTTACAATCAGCTAAACATTAAAGGAAACAGAAAGCATAAAACTGTATGTTCTTGTAAACAGGTgattgcagtatttttttttaatgtggtgGCATGGGGGCAGCAAGAACAAAATGGTGGGGAGGGGGATTGTGGGCTTTGAAAATTATCTTAGAAAACACTGGGTATGATTTGCAGACTCTTGTGCCATGCCCTGTACCCTAATACAGGTACATCAATACTGGCACTCCACAAGAAGCTGAAAATAGTTATGTATTGaataacagttttgttttactaaataaaaagcatcacatatgcattaattattcatttaaattggTTTATTTTCAAAGCAAACATTGCAGTGTGAGTGTTCTCTGCACTGTATGTTCTGAGATTGTAATATATGTCTCTTTGTGTTGGTTAAGTGCAGTATTATTCATGTAGGCTTTGCTCTGCCTCAGAACAGCTGTTTTCTTCCGTTTTTGTGCTGGGTACTAATAGTTGAATAAACTCATCCATATCCAGGGACTTGTTTCTCCATGACTCTATGCTGAACACTTCCAGGTCACTCAGTTGCACATCAGTCATGGTTGTTTATAGGAGATCCATTTCAGTGTGGAAAAACTAATTTCACAAGCAGCATTGCTTATTGGTTTTGCAATAGCAAATTTGCACtatt
This is a stretch of genomic DNA from Electrophorus electricus isolate fEleEle1 chromosome 6, fEleEle1.pri, whole genome shotgun sequence. It encodes these proteins:
- the LOC113575142 gene encoding odorant receptor 131-2-like — its product is MAEINSTNVQLAFIYEQIYRVDFGAVTGIKIAVVVLMTLFFVCINCIMLFALRSKTAFYETPRYILFAHMLLSDSILLLTTTAMYAMSLALVSIAKGICSLLVLISNCTFQNAPLTLAVMSLERYVAICFPLRHSSIATQRNTGIALGVIWFFSSLNVMSDLLYELITDPNHLFKITFCTRQKLFVTKWQADKAQVFDVLYFVSVALIIIFTYIRIMITAMSVSSNKDSAKKARRTVLLHLVQLGLCLTSFLYGIIEKLLYLLTGSDGSLFIQLRYLNFLIILILPRCLSPLIYGLRDEAVRPLFQYYFCYGANKVKTAISVH